Proteins from a single region of Stappia sp. ES.058:
- a CDS encoding PAS domain-containing hybrid sensor histidine kinase/response regulator — translation MLEGWVVVVSALGYILSLFAIASYGDRKARTMVPGRGRPLIYALSLSVYCTSWTFFGSVGTATRSGLEFLTIYIGPVLVFALCYPLLRRIIRLAKSERITSIADFIGARYGKSQSVAAVVAIIAVIGIIPYIALQLKAVSLSVTTMVAQIDLPGGVGPLSYFSDITLIIAVGMAIFAWLFGTRHIDATEHQEGLMLAIAAEAVVKLLAFLAVGIWVTYWLYDGPGALARAMAGDPRVTEVLTGELSGGNWIVMTLLSFFAVLMLPRQFHVTVTENNSSAELRRATWLFPLYLVAINLFVVPIAAAGMMAFDPGTNPDTFVLALPIAADHPWLALFAFVGGLSAATAMVIVATVALAIMISNDLVMPLVLRRSSEDAIISSSGEDMSRILLLIRRAAIFVTLLLAYAYFRAAGDTAALTSIGLLSFAAIAQFAPAFFGGLIWRRATARGAIAGMMSGFAIWVYTLLLPTFAQSGLISDTFLESGPFGLWLLRPQALFSLTFDPLTHGVFWSLSVNLAAYVLVSLSRAPEPIERLQANIFVPSELSPAPGLRLWRTSVTVGELQATIARYLGEERTERSFQRFTRERGRDTDPNAPADAQMLRFSEQLLASAIGAASSRLVLSLLVKRSDPSGKGALKLLDDATVAIQYNRDLLQTALDQVRQGIAVYDRDLRLICWNRQFRELLGLPAEYGQVGTPLDAIVRFNAKRGAFGNDPVEVIVSDRIDKLAVRQETFQEHLETEATVLEVRTNPMPAGGIVTTYTDITERVLAEEALARANETLERRVRERTLELTHVNEELSSAKRLADEANLGKTRFLAAAGHDILQPLNAARLYASSLTERFADGELRHLVQNVGASLESVEEIIGAVLDISRLDTGALNPEITVFRIEEILNPLRMEFEPIAQEKNLDLRILPSSLSVRSDRRLLRRLLQNLVSNAIKYTRAGKVLVGVRKRGAKVVVEVFDTGIGIPESKQQLIFMEFHRLDDGAREARGLGLGLSIVERIARVLNHPVSLRSTAGAGSRFSLSVPLAATVPVLKETPSPVPLPGALDGLHVLAIDNEPQILDGMRVLLTGWGCRVTIAHDALEAARRTTEGGQQPDVLIVDYHLDEGTGVEAVVQLRWRFGRELPAILITADRTQAVRAEAADKGIDLLNKPVKPAALRALLSRLRLASSAAE, via the coding sequence ATGCTTGAGGGATGGGTCGTCGTCGTCTCGGCGCTCGGATATATATTGTCGCTCTTCGCCATTGCCAGTTATGGCGACCGCAAGGCGAGGACAATGGTGCCCGGGCGCGGACGCCCGCTGATCTACGCTCTCTCGCTTTCCGTCTACTGCACGTCCTGGACGTTTTTCGGATCTGTTGGCACCGCCACCCGCAGCGGCCTGGAGTTCCTGACGATCTACATCGGACCGGTGCTCGTCTTCGCGCTCTGCTACCCGTTGCTGCGCCGGATCATCCGGCTGGCCAAGAGCGAGCGCATCACCTCCATCGCCGATTTCATCGGCGCGCGTTACGGCAAGAGCCAGTCGGTCGCCGCCGTCGTGGCGATCATCGCCGTGATCGGCATCATTCCCTACATCGCGCTGCAGCTGAAGGCCGTGTCGCTTTCCGTCACGACCATGGTCGCCCAGATCGATCTGCCCGGCGGCGTCGGTCCTCTTTCCTATTTCAGCGACATCACCTTGATCATCGCCGTCGGGATGGCGATTTTCGCATGGCTGTTCGGCACCCGCCACATCGATGCAACGGAGCATCAGGAAGGCCTGATGCTGGCGATCGCGGCGGAGGCGGTGGTCAAGCTGCTCGCCTTCCTCGCCGTCGGCATCTGGGTCACCTACTGGCTCTATGACGGCCCGGGAGCCCTCGCCAGGGCAATGGCGGGCGATCCCCGCGTCACGGAGGTCCTGACGGGCGAATTGTCCGGCGGAAACTGGATCGTGATGACGCTCCTGTCGTTCTTTGCCGTGCTCATGCTGCCGCGGCAGTTCCATGTCACGGTGACGGAGAACAATTCCTCGGCGGAACTCAGGCGGGCAACCTGGCTGTTCCCGCTCTATCTCGTCGCGATCAACCTCTTCGTGGTGCCCATTGCGGCCGCCGGCATGATGGCCTTCGATCCGGGTACCAACCCCGACACCTTCGTGCTTGCCCTGCCGATTGCCGCCGATCATCCCTGGCTTGCGCTCTTCGCCTTCGTCGGCGGCCTGTCGGCGGCCACCGCCATGGTGATCGTCGCAACCGTGGCGCTGGCGATCATGATTTCCAACGATCTGGTGATGCCGCTGGTGCTGCGCCGGTCCAGCGAAGATGCGATCATTTCCTCGTCCGGCGAGGACATGAGCCGGATCCTGCTGCTGATCCGGCGAGCGGCGATCTTCGTGACGCTCCTGCTCGCCTATGCGTACTTCCGCGCTGCCGGCGACACGGCGGCGCTGACCTCCATCGGCCTGCTGTCGTTCGCCGCGATCGCGCAATTCGCGCCGGCCTTCTTCGGCGGGCTGATCTGGCGGCGGGCAACCGCGCGCGGCGCCATCGCCGGCATGATGTCGGGCTTCGCCATCTGGGTCTACACGTTGTTGCTGCCGACGTTCGCCCAGTCGGGGCTGATCTCCGACACCTTCCTGGAAAGCGGTCCCTTCGGGCTTTGGCTGCTTCGCCCGCAGGCCTTGTTCTCGCTGACCTTCGACCCGCTGACGCATGGCGTCTTCTGGAGCCTGTCGGTCAATCTCGCAGCCTATGTGCTCGTGTCGCTGTCGCGCGCGCCCGAACCGATCGAACGGCTGCAGGCGAACATCTTCGTTCCGTCCGAGCTTTCGCCCGCGCCCGGACTGCGTCTGTGGCGCACCTCCGTCACCGTCGGCGAATTGCAGGCAACCATCGCGCGCTATCTCGGCGAGGAACGCACGGAACGCTCCTTCCAGCGCTTCACCCGCGAGCGCGGGCGCGACACGGACCCAAACGCACCGGCGGATGCGCAGATGCTGCGGTTTTCCGAACAGCTTCTGGCGAGCGCCATCGGCGCGGCGTCCTCGCGGCTCGTGCTGTCCTTGCTGGTCAAGCGCAGCGACCCGAGCGGCAAAGGCGCGCTGAAGCTGCTCGACGACGCCACCGTCGCCATCCAGTACAACCGCGACCTCTTGCAAACGGCGCTCGACCAGGTGCGCCAGGGCATTGCCGTCTACGACCGCGATCTGCGACTGATCTGCTGGAACCGCCAGTTCCGGGAGTTGCTCGGCCTTCCTGCGGAATACGGCCAGGTCGGCACGCCGCTTGATGCCATCGTCCGCTTCAACGCCAAGCGCGGCGCCTTCGGGAACGACCCGGTGGAGGTCATCGTCAGCGACCGGATCGACAAGCTCGCCGTGCGCCAGGAGACGTTTCAGGAACATCTGGAAACCGAGGCCACCGTGCTGGAGGTGCGCACCAATCCGATGCCCGCCGGCGGCATCGTCACCACCTACACGGACATCACGGAGCGCGTTCTGGCGGAAGAAGCCCTGGCGCGAGCCAATGAAACCCTCGAACGGCGGGTGCGCGAGCGCACGCTGGAACTCACCCATGTCAACGAGGAACTCTCCAGCGCCAAACGCCTCGCCGACGAGGCCAATCTCGGCAAGACACGCTTCCTGGCGGCCGCCGGCCACGACATTCTGCAGCCGCTGAACGCCGCACGGCTCTATGCCTCAAGCCTGACGGAGCGCTTTGCCGACGGCGAGTTGCGGCATCTGGTGCAAAACGTCGGCGCGTCGCTGGAATCGGTGGAGGAGATCATCGGCGCGGTGCTCGATATCTCGCGCCTCGACACCGGCGCCCTCAATCCGGAGATCACGGTCTTTCGCATCGAGGAAATCCTCAACCCGCTTCGAATGGAATTCGAGCCGATCGCGCAGGAGAAAAACCTCGACCTGCGCATCCTGCCGAGCAGCCTTTCGGTGCGCTCCGACCGGCGACTGCTGCGCCGGCTGCTGCAAAACCTCGTGTCCAACGCGATCAAATACACCCGCGCCGGCAAAGTGCTTGTGGGGGTTCGCAAGCGTGGCGCCAAGGTGGTCGTGGAGGTCTTCGACACCGGCATCGGCATCCCCGAATCCAAGCAGCAACTGATCTTCATGGAGTTCCACCGCCTCGACGACGGCGCCCGCGAGGCGCGCGGGCTGGGCCTTGGCCTGTCCATCGTGGAGCGCATCGCGCGGGTGCTGAACCATCCCGTTTCCCTGCGCTCGACAGCCGGCGCCGGGTCGCGGTTTTCCCTCTCCGTTCCGCTGGCGGCAACCGTTCCGGTGCTGAAGGAGACGCCGTCGCCGGTGCCCCTGCCCGGCGCCCTCGACGGTCTTCACGTGCTCGCGATCGACAACGAACCGCAGATCCTCGACGGCATGCGGGTGCTGCTGACCGGCTGGGGCTGCCGGGTCACGATCGCGCATGACGCCCTCGAGGCCGCGCGCAGGACAACGGAGGGCGGCCAACAGCCCGATGTCCTGATCGTCGACTATCACCTCGACGAGGGCACCGGCGTGGAGGCCGTGGTCCAGCTTCGCTGGCGCTTCGGCAGGGAACTGCCGGCCATCCTGATCACCGCCGACCGCACGCAGGCGGTGCGCGCGGAAGCCGCCGACAAGGGCATCGATCTTCTCAACAAGCCGGTCAAGCCGGCGGCGCTGCGCGCACTTCTGTCGCGGTTGCGCCTGGCGAGTTCGGCGGCGGAGTAG